One window of bacterium genomic DNA carries:
- a CDS encoding RNA polymerase sigma factor RpoD/SigA, with the protein MYEVELSSDRREDPSLQHYLQTIGKHRLLTREEEFELARRIREGDKAALDRLVNSNLRFVVSVAKKFLNQGLSYMDLIAEGNIGLITAAKRFDERREFRFISYAVWWIRQAIQKAIAEQTNTVRLPINRSQQAMKMKRVSQQLEQKHKRQIDESEIAEEMQLDPRKMNQIRAASRPLMSLDQPLYDEDVTLADTLCDPEELTPDQGYVSAELIQELSDAMDLLSPRERDIVTRYYGLGSAETASLETIGQDINLSRERVRQIRNQALTKLRQHGHGERLVDYLT; encoded by the coding sequence GTGTACGAAGTGGAACTCAGCAGTGACCGTCGGGAAGACCCCAGCCTCCAGCACTACCTGCAGACCATCGGGAAGCACCGGCTCCTGACCCGTGAAGAGGAGTTCGAGCTGGCCCGGCGGATCCGCGAAGGCGACAAGGCGGCACTCGATCGCCTGGTCAACTCGAACCTGCGGTTCGTGGTGAGCGTGGCCAAGAAGTTCCTGAACCAGGGCCTCAGCTACATGGACCTGATCGCGGAAGGGAACATCGGCCTGATCACCGCGGCCAAGCGCTTCGATGAGCGGCGGGAATTCCGCTTCATTTCGTACGCCGTGTGGTGGATCCGCCAGGCGATCCAGAAGGCGATCGCCGAGCAGACCAACACGGTCCGGCTGCCGATCAACCGGTCGCAGCAGGCCATGAAGATGAAGCGCGTCTCGCAGCAGCTCGAGCAGAAGCACAAGCGGCAGATCGACGAATCGGAGATCGCCGAGGAGATGCAGCTCGATCCGCGCAAGATGAACCAGATCCGGGCGGCCAGCCGCCCCCTGATGAGCCTGGATCAGCCCCTCTACGACGAGGACGTGACCCTGGCCGACACCCTCTGCGATCCGGAGGAGCTGACCCCGGATCAGGGCTACGTCTCGGCCGAACTCATCCAGGAGCTCAGTGACGCCATGGACCTGCTCTCGCCGCGCGAGCGCGACATCGTGACGCGCTACTATGGACTGGGCAGCGCGGAAACGGCCTCGCTGGAGACCATCGGCCAGGACATCAACCTGTCGCGGGAGCGGGTGCGCCAGATCCGCAACCAGGCCCTGACGAAGCTCCGTCAGCACGGGCACGGCGAGCGGCTGGTCGACTACCTGACCTGA
- the thrS gene encoding threonine--tRNA ligase, with translation MISLTLPDGNSVEIEKGAPYGDAVRKIGEGLYRNALAVTVDGTNHPLDEAATSGGLLKVITRNSDEGLQTLRHSVAHLMAWAVQDLYPGVKFAFGPAIESGFYYDFDRGEPFTEEELTAIENRMRELAQRKVPVVREVVTPAQARTMFADQPYKLQQIEDLEQLGEEFSIYRMGEFTDFCEGPHVADSSDLKAFKLLNVSAAHWVKDHDAPMLQRIYGTAFFKKKDLDDHLVMLEEAKKRDHRKLGRELDLFGIQEEAGAGLSFWYPRGDVIREQIIEFWKRIHRERGYRTVTTPHIYQAGLWETSGHMQFYRDDMYVFEQDGKPMVVKPMNCPGHILMYKRKTRGWRSLPVRLAELGTVYRAEDQGALHGLLRVRGFTQDDAHIFCTPEQLEDEVAGCIQLVKDILGTFGFHEFKVELSVRDSQDTSKYAGTDEEWEAAEASLVKAIVKADLTYTREEGEAVFYGPKIDVKLIDAIGRKWQTSTIQFDFNLPRRFNVTYTDSHGEDRYVYMVHRAILGSLERFIGVLTEHFAGDFPLWLAPEQIRVMSVSRDQHDYARQVCAELRARGVRAEVDDRDEKIGFKIREAEVLRVPWMAVVGGREAESGEVSLRIRHQGDQGARKVADVAQDLLDAVAAKR, from the coding sequence ATGATCAGCCTGACCCTGCCCGACGGCAACAGCGTGGAGATCGAGAAGGGTGCGCCCTATGGCGACGCCGTGCGCAAGATCGGTGAGGGGCTGTATCGCAATGCCCTGGCCGTGACCGTCGACGGCACCAACCATCCCCTGGACGAAGCGGCCACCTCCGGGGGACTGCTCAAGGTCATCACCCGCAACAGCGACGAGGGGCTGCAGACCCTGCGGCACTCCGTGGCGCACCTGATGGCGTGGGCGGTCCAGGACCTGTACCCCGGGGTGAAGTTCGCCTTCGGCCCGGCCATCGAGTCGGGCTTCTACTACGACTTCGACCGGGGCGAGCCGTTCACCGAGGAAGAGCTGACGGCCATCGAGAACCGCATGCGCGAGCTGGCCCAGCGGAAGGTGCCGGTGGTGCGCGAGGTCGTCACGCCGGCCCAGGCCCGGACCATGTTCGCCGACCAGCCCTACAAGCTGCAGCAGATCGAGGATCTCGAACAGCTGGGCGAGGAGTTCTCCATCTACCGCATGGGGGAATTCACCGACTTCTGCGAAGGGCCGCACGTGGCGGACAGCAGCGATCTGAAGGCCTTCAAGCTGCTGAACGTCTCGGCCGCGCACTGGGTCAAGGACCACGATGCGCCCATGCTCCAGCGCATCTACGGGACGGCGTTCTTCAAGAAGAAGGACCTCGACGACCATCTCGTGATGCTCGAGGAGGCCAAGAAGCGCGACCACCGCAAGCTCGGGCGCGAGCTCGACCTGTTCGGCATCCAGGAGGAGGCGGGTGCCGGCCTGAGCTTCTGGTACCCGCGCGGCGACGTGATCCGGGAGCAGATCATCGAGTTCTGGAAGCGGATCCACCGCGAGCGCGGCTACCGCACCGTGACGACGCCCCACATCTACCAGGCCGGCCTCTGGGAGACCAGCGGCCACATGCAGTTCTATCGCGACGACATGTACGTCTTCGAGCAGGACGGCAAGCCGATGGTCGTCAAGCCCATGAACTGCCCCGGGCACATCCTGATGTACAAGCGCAAGACCCGCGGCTGGCGCTCGCTGCCGGTGCGCCTGGCCGAGCTGGGCACCGTGTACCGGGCCGAGGACCAGGGCGCCCTGCACGGCCTGCTGCGCGTGCGCGGATTCACCCAGGACGACGCCCACATCTTCTGCACGCCGGAGCAGCTCGAGGACGAGGTGGCCGGGTGCATCCAGCTGGTGAAGGACATCCTGGGCACCTTCGGCTTCCACGAGTTCAAGGTCGAGCTCTCGGTGCGGGACAGCCAGGACACGAGCAAGTATGCCGGCACCGACGAGGAATGGGAGGCCGCCGAGGCCTCGCTGGTCAAGGCCATCGTGAAGGCCGACCTGACCTACACCCGCGAAGAGGGCGAGGCCGTCTTCTACGGGCCCAAGATCGACGTCAAGCTGATCGACGCCATCGGACGCAAGTGGCAGACGAGCACCATCCAGTTCGACTTCAACCTGCCGCGGCGGTTCAACGTGACCTACACCGACAGCCACGGTGAGGACCGGTACGTCTACATGGTGCATCGGGCCATCCTCGGCTCGCTCGAGCGCTTCATCGGGGTGCTGACCGAACACTTCGCCGGGGATTTCCCCCTGTGGCTGGCGCCGGAGCAGATCCGCGTCATGTCCGTCAGCCGGGACCAGCACGACTACGCGCGGCAGGTGTGCGCGGAGCTGCGGGCCCGCGGCGTGCGGGCCGAGGTCGACGACCGGGATGAGAAGATCGGCTTCAAGATCCGGGAAGCCGAAGTGCTGCGGGTGCCCTGGATGGCCGTGGTCGGCGGCCGGGAGGCCGAATCGGGCGAAGTTTCGCTGCGGATCCGGCATCAGGGCGACCAGGGAGCCCGGAAGGTGGCCGACGTGGCCCAGGATCTCCTTGACGCGGTGGCCGCCAAGCGCTAG
- the infC gene encoding translation initiation factor IF-3, whose translation MSWGQSLRIRWRTIVSAFFRGRPPSCLVTSDSFQEVWLIKGNKVTRVNRMIRIPRVMVVDENGEQLGVLETLEALNIAEERGLDLVEVAPTARPPVCKIMDYGKFKYEQAKKAKKAKQASHTVKVKTIQFRPKTDDHDYQFKKKHIISFLEAGNKVKVQMRFRGREITHLDLALDFLNHLVAEVAEYGTPESKPQREGRLITFVLAPVKARTKAPEAQ comes from the coding sequence ATGTCGTGGGGCCAGTCCCTGCGTATTCGTTGGCGGACCATCGTGTCCGCCTTTTTTCGTGGGCGGCCGCCATCCTGCCTGGTCACGAGTGATTCCTTTCAGGAGGTCTGGCTTATCAAGGGGAACAAGGTGACCCGGGTCAACCGGATGATCAGGATCCCGCGGGTGATGGTCGTGGACGAGAACGGGGAGCAACTGGGCGTCCTCGAGACTCTGGAAGCACTGAACATCGCCGAGGAACGCGGGCTCGACCTGGTCGAAGTGGCGCCCACCGCCCGTCCGCCCGTCTGCAAGATCATGGACTACGGCAAGTTCAAGTACGAACAGGCCAAGAAAGCCAAGAAGGCGAAGCAGGCGTCGCACACGGTCAAGGTCAAGACGATCCAGTTCCGACCCAAGACCGACGACCATGATTACCAGTTCAAGAAGAAGCACATCATCAGCTTCCTCGAGGCCGGCAACAAGGTGAAGGTGCAGATGCGGTTCCGGGGGCGGGAGATCACCCACCTGGATCTGGCCCTCGACTTCCTCAACCATCTGGTCGCGGAAGTGGCCGAGTACGGGACCCCCGAGTCGAAGCCCCAGCGCGAAGGCCGCCTGATCACCTTCGTCCTGGCCCCGGTCAAGGCGCGCACGAAGGCGCCGGAGGCCCAGTAG
- the rpmI gene encoding 50S ribosomal protein L35, whose product MGNKMKTNRAAAKRFKVTGSGRVKRSKAYHGHLFTAKSPKRLRNLRKKSTLAGVDEARAKRMLGCG is encoded by the coding sequence ATGGGCAACAAGATGAAGACCAACCGCGCCGCCGCCAAGCGCTTCAAGGTGACCGGCAGCGGTCGCGTGAAGCGGAGCAAGGCCTACCACGGGCACCTGTTCACGGCCAAGAGCCCCAAGCGCCTGCGCAACCTGCGCAAGAAGTCGACGCTCGCGGGGGTCGACGAGGCGCGCGCCAAGCGCATGCTGGGTTGCGGCTAG
- the rplT gene encoding 50S ribosomal protein L20: MPRATNNPAAKQRRKKYLKRAKGFVASKGSTYRLARETVDRALAYAYRDRRTKKREFRRLWITRINAAARLNGMSYSHFMNGLKKAEIDIDRKVLADLAVHDSPAFAKLAEAAKGAL; encoded by the coding sequence ATGCCGAGAGCAACAAACAATCCGGCCGCCAAGCAGCGGCGGAAGAAGTACCTGAAGCGGGCGAAGGGTTTCGTCGCGAGCAAGGGCAGCACCTACCGGCTGGCGCGGGAGACCGTCGATCGCGCCCTGGCGTATGCGTACCGCGACAGGCGCACCAAGAAGCGCGAGTTCCGGCGCCTGTGGATCACCCGCATCAACGCGGCCGCCCGCCTGAACGGCATGAGCTACAGCCACTTCATGAACGGGCTGAAGAAGGCCGAGATCGACATCGACCGCAAGGTGCTGGCCGATCTCGCCGTTCACGATTCCCCGGCCTTCGCCAAGCTGGCCGAGGCCGCGAAGGGCGCCCTGTAG
- the pheS gene encoding phenylalanine--tRNA ligase subunit alpha codes for MKDTIARLRSEGAARIAAAATAAELESVRVALLGRKGELTGLLRGLKDVPDSERPAVGADLNRAKVALGELLDERERDMKRAAAASGARYDLTLPGKPPAAVGTTHPLASVLESICDIFYGMGFSRGDGPEVELDYYNFTALNFPDDHPARDIQDTFYINDKVCLRTQTSPVQVRYMERHEPPLACIFPGRVYRNETADASHSSEFYQIEGLVVDREISMADLKDTVDTFVRNFFGAAEPTRFRPHYFPFTEPSVEVDMQCVKCGGAGCGVCGQTGWLEIMGAGMVHPNVFGFAGYPADRYTGFAFGMGIDRIAMLKYGIDDIRLLYENDLRFLNQFRGVL; via the coding sequence ATGAAGGACACCATCGCGCGGTTGCGGAGTGAAGGGGCGGCGCGCATCGCGGCGGCCGCCACCGCGGCTGAACTCGAGTCCGTGCGCGTGGCGCTGCTCGGGAGGAAAGGCGAGCTGACCGGCCTGCTCCGCGGCCTGAAGGACGTTCCCGACAGCGAACGTCCGGCCGTGGGCGCGGATCTGAACCGCGCCAAGGTGGCCCTGGGCGAGCTGCTGGACGAGCGGGAGCGGGACATGAAGCGTGCGGCGGCGGCGTCCGGCGCCCGCTACGACCTGACCCTGCCCGGCAAGCCGCCGGCCGCGGTGGGCACGACCCACCCCCTCGCGTCGGTGCTCGAGTCGATCTGCGACATCTTCTACGGCATGGGGTTCAGCCGGGGGGACGGACCCGAGGTCGAACTCGACTACTACAACTTCACCGCGTTGAACTTCCCGGACGACCATCCGGCGCGGGACATCCAGGACACCTTCTACATCAACGACAAGGTGTGCCTGCGCACCCAGACCTCGCCCGTGCAGGTGCGTTACATGGAACGCCACGAGCCGCCGCTGGCATGCATCTTCCCGGGCCGGGTCTACCGCAACGAGACGGCCGACGCCTCGCACAGCTCCGAGTTCTACCAGATCGAGGGACTCGTGGTGGACCGCGAGATCAGCATGGCCGACCTGAAGGACACGGTGGACACCTTCGTGCGGAACTTCTTCGGTGCCGCCGAGCCGACGCGCTTCCGGCCGCACTACTTCCCGTTCACCGAACCGTCGGTCGAGGTCGACATGCAGTGCGTGAAGTGCGGCGGCGCCGGGTGCGGCGTGTGCGGCCAGACGGGCTGGCTGGAGATCATGGGGGCGGGGATGGTGCACCCGAACGTCTTCGGTTTCGCCGGCTATCCGGCCGACCGGTACACGGGGTTCGCCTTCGGCATGGGCATCGACCGCATCGCCATGCTGAAGTACGGCATCGACGACATCCGGCTGCTCTACGAGAACGACCTGCGGTTCCTGAACCAATTCCGAGGTGTGCTGTGA
- a CDS encoding phenylalanine--tRNA ligase subunit beta yields the protein MKISLDWLREYVAWDDTPAELARKLTAAGLNVEGIEEFRQSFPDVVIAHVTHREQHPDADRLSLCRVDDGSGAEVQVVCGAPNVRAGLTVLFARVGAVLPGDFRIKKSKIRGVESHGMICSATELELGADSAGIMELDTDLPPGTSADVLYGFHDTVLDIEVTPNRPDWLSHVGVAREVAAIYGTKMSLPQRWNPQQSGESLGMKVKIEDYAACRRFTAFGVQGAELKPSPKWMQDRLRAIGSRPINNMVDITNYVMFEVGQPMHAYDRAKLSGGTITIRRAAEKSKVVTLDDVEREVEPGTLLICDESGPVGLAGVMGLANSEVGADTTEILLESGFFDPMLVRKASRGMGLISEASYRFERGADWDMVEWAAHRALHLFHELAGGRVVPDWADRGDPEHKPAEAIPLRVGQVNRLLGTEITADQAAQYLQALGLKVQPMGNSGSVTGNAVNMMVEIPSYRRDLAQEVDLIEEIARSHGLDNLPSGGQFRGSAGGVRRSDERALNRARTWFAACGYAEMVTSSFMDEKDHDRMGLPADDPRRRTVSVINPHHGGDTSLRTVMLPSLLEVACRNLNAGAPAPVRLFQINRTFLAGGAGRPDARHPDESLLPEEPLFLQFGVAGSRETGMGGVPADLLELKGTLEALATFLRLPLRLEPGGDEVGLQPGAQWRVRDGADRVVGAAGRVDPEVAERFDIDAPVAVAEIRLTGLDLEPAAMRFEPFTRFPAVKRDLSLLVPAGVSFGQVAAAVTAAGGPLLETVDLFDIYRGQGVPEGFGAYGIRLKFRSAKGSLKGKAVDKAIEGILGGLKGDLGIEARV from the coding sequence GTGAAAATCAGTCTGGACTGGCTGCGCGAGTACGTGGCCTGGGACGACACGCCCGCCGAGCTCGCGCGCAAGCTGACGGCCGCCGGCCTGAACGTCGAAGGCATCGAGGAATTCCGCCAGAGCTTTCCGGACGTGGTGATCGCCCATGTGACGCACCGGGAGCAGCATCCGGACGCGGACCGGCTGAGCCTGTGCCGCGTCGACGACGGCAGCGGCGCCGAGGTGCAGGTGGTGTGCGGCGCACCGAACGTGCGCGCGGGGCTGACGGTGCTCTTCGCGCGGGTGGGCGCGGTGCTGCCGGGCGACTTCCGCATCAAGAAGTCGAAGATCCGCGGTGTCGAGAGCCACGGCATGATCTGCTCGGCGACCGAGCTGGAGCTGGGCGCGGACAGCGCGGGGATCATGGAACTGGACACCGACCTGCCGCCGGGCACGAGCGCCGACGTCCTGTACGGTTTCCACGACACCGTGCTCGACATCGAGGTGACGCCGAATCGTCCGGACTGGCTGAGCCACGTGGGGGTCGCCCGCGAGGTGGCCGCCATCTACGGCACCAAGATGAGCCTGCCCCAGCGGTGGAATCCGCAGCAGAGCGGCGAGAGCCTGGGCATGAAGGTGAAGATCGAGGACTACGCCGCGTGCCGGCGGTTCACGGCCTTCGGGGTGCAGGGCGCCGAGCTGAAGCCGTCGCCCAAGTGGATGCAGGATCGTCTGCGCGCCATCGGGAGCCGTCCCATCAACAACATGGTCGACATCACGAACTACGTGATGTTCGAGGTCGGGCAGCCCATGCACGCCTACGATCGGGCCAAGCTGTCGGGCGGCACGATCACCATCCGGCGGGCGGCGGAGAAGTCGAAGGTCGTGACCCTCGACGACGTCGAGCGCGAGGTGGAGCCCGGCACCCTGCTGATCTGCGACGAGAGCGGACCCGTGGGGCTGGCCGGGGTGATGGGGCTGGCCAACAGCGAGGTCGGCGCGGACACGACGGAGATCCTGCTGGAGAGCGGCTTCTTCGACCCCATGCTCGTGCGCAAGGCGAGCCGCGGCATGGGCCTGATCAGCGAGGCCTCGTACCGCTTCGAGCGCGGCGCGGACTGGGACATGGTCGAGTGGGCGGCGCATCGGGCGCTGCATCTGTTCCACGAACTCGCCGGTGGCCGGGTGGTGCCCGACTGGGCCGACCGGGGCGATCCGGAGCACAAGCCGGCCGAGGCGATCCCGCTGCGCGTGGGCCAGGTGAACCGCCTGCTGGGGACGGAGATCACGGCCGACCAGGCGGCCCAGTACCTGCAGGCGCTGGGCCTGAAGGTGCAGCCCATGGGGAACTCGGGCTCGGTCACGGGCAATGCGGTGAACATGATGGTCGAGATCCCGTCCTACCGGCGCGACCTGGCCCAGGAGGTCGACCTCATCGAGGAGATCGCCCGCAGCCACGGCCTGGACAACCTGCCGTCGGGGGGGCAGTTCCGGGGCAGCGCGGGCGGGGTGCGCCGCAGCGACGAGCGGGCGCTGAACCGCGCCCGCACCTGGTTCGCGGCCTGCGGCTACGCCGAGATGGTGACCTCGAGTTTCATGGACGAGAAGGACCACGACCGCATGGGGCTGCCGGCGGACGATCCCCGGCGGCGGACGGTCTCGGTCATCAATCCCCACCACGGCGGGGACACGAGCCTGCGGACGGTGATGCTGCCGTCCCTGCTGGAGGTGGCCTGCCGCAACCTGAACGCCGGCGCACCGGCTCCGGTGCGGCTGTTCCAGATCAACCGGACCTTTCTCGCGGGCGGGGCGGGCCGCCCGGACGCCCGCCATCCCGACGAATCGCTGCTGCCGGAAGAGCCTCTGTTCCTTCAGTTTGGCGTCGCGGGTTCGCGTGAGACCGGAATGGGCGGCGTGCCGGCCGACCTGCTCGAACTGAAGGGCACCCTGGAGGCCCTGGCCACCTTCCTGCGTCTGCCCCTGCGTCTGGAGCCGGGCGGCGACGAGGTGGGGTTGCAGCCGGGCGCCCAGTGGCGCGTGCGGGACGGCGCGGATCGCGTGGTGGGAGCGGCCGGCCGGGTCGATCCCGAAGTGGCCGAGCGCTTCGACATCGACGCCCCGGTGGCGGTGGCGGAGATCCGCCTGACGGGACTCGATCTCGAGCCCGCGGCCATGCGTTTCGAACCCTTCACCCGCTTCCCGGCCGTCAAGCGGGATCTGTCGCTGCTGGTCCCCGCCGGGGTCAGCTTCGGGCAGGTCGCGGCAGCCGTGACGGCGGCCGGCGGGCCGCTGCTCGAAACGGTCGATCTGTTCGATATCTACCGTGGCCAGGGTGTTCCGGAAGGCTTTGGCGCCTATGGAATTCGCTTGAAGTTCCGTTCGGCTAAGGGTAGTTTGAAGGGGAAGGCCGTCGACAAGGCCATCGAGGGCATTCTGGGCGGTCTGAAGGGTGATCTGGGCATCGAGGCCCGGGTCTGA
- the zapB gene encoding cell division protein ZapB, with amino-acid sequence MDSNLSALEAKVLEAVELIKELRGENQRLANRNGELEARCEELEGRVGGLEDDNTRLTEEIAEARQMADSAGDFEEKRKEIEDKVGGLLSKLEALG; translated from the coding sequence ATGGACAGCAATCTCAGCGCCTTGGAGGCGAAGGTTCTCGAAGCCGTCGAACTGATCAAGGAACTGCGGGGCGAGAATCAGCGACTGGCGAACCGGAACGGCGAGCTGGAAGCGCGCTGCGAGGAGTTGGAAGGCCGCGTGGGCGGTCTCGAGGACGACAACACGCGTCTGACCGAGGAAATCGCCGAGGCGCGCCAGATGGCGGACTCGGCCGGCGATTTCGAGGAGAAGAGGAAGGAAATCGAGGACAAGGTCGGCGGGCTTCTTTCGAAGCTCGAGGCCCTGGGCTAG
- the rny gene encoding ribonuclease Y has product MPQVPLIVAVLAAVVAAGAGVWGAHGWAARRRGQAVTAGEEILARAGEKAAEVAKRAELDAKEQKLRAHQEFETETRDTRRENQRRQDALDQREENLNRKVAFIDEKEARLDRQDGEVRQLQEQLRGERDDLQRTLAEQKARLEQIAGMSADNARQHLMESMVNDARHAAARSVQQVREETERTSRRESMKILSLAIQRYAAEHVAEGTVSVVDLPGDDMKGRIIGREGRNIRAFELATGVDVIIDDTPGAVIVSGFDPVRREVARQALEALIRDGRIHPGRIEEVVARTGEEMRERIRELGEQACLELGLQNVNPDLHPYIGRLNYRTSYGQNLLKHAMEVASVSAVIAAELGLDPKLAKRCGFLHDIGKAADHEVEGPHAVIGARLCKKFGESEVVVNAVGGHHQDVEPTSPYTFITSAADAISASRPGARRESVDSYVERLENLEQIAEAFEGVEKSFAIQAGREVRVMVDHDRVTDAEAAVLAEEISRRIEGELEYPGQIKIMVIRETRATAYAK; this is encoded by the coding sequence ATGCCGCAGGTTCCGTTGATTGTTGCCGTCCTGGCGGCCGTGGTCGCCGCCGGCGCCGGCGTGTGGGGGGCCCACGGCTGGGCGGCGCGGCGGCGCGGGCAGGCCGTGACTGCGGGTGAGGAGATCCTCGCCCGGGCCGGCGAGAAGGCCGCCGAGGTCGCCAAGCGGGCCGAACTCGACGCGAAGGAGCAGAAGCTCCGCGCCCATCAGGAGTTCGAAACCGAGACCCGGGACACCCGGCGCGAGAACCAGCGACGCCAGGACGCCCTCGACCAGCGCGAGGAGAACCTCAACCGGAAGGTCGCCTTCATCGACGAGAAGGAGGCGCGTCTGGACCGCCAGGACGGCGAGGTGCGGCAGCTGCAGGAGCAGCTGCGCGGCGAGCGCGACGACCTGCAGCGGACCCTGGCCGAGCAGAAGGCCCGCCTCGAGCAGATCGCGGGCATGAGCGCCGACAACGCCCGGCAGCATCTCATGGAATCCATGGTCAATGACGCGCGCCACGCCGCGGCGCGGAGCGTGCAGCAGGTGCGCGAGGAGACCGAGCGCACGTCCCGCCGCGAGTCCATGAAGATCCTCAGCCTCGCCATCCAGCGCTACGCGGCCGAGCACGTGGCCGAGGGCACGGTGTCGGTGGTCGACCTGCCCGGCGACGACATGAAGGGACGCATCATCGGCCGCGAGGGTCGCAACATCCGCGCCTTCGAACTCGCCACGGGCGTCGACGTGATCATCGACGACACGCCCGGTGCCGTGATCGTGTCCGGCTTCGACCCGGTGCGGCGCGAGGTGGCGCGCCAGGCGCTGGAGGCGCTGATCCGGGACGGGCGGATCCATCCGGGCCGCATCGAGGAGGTCGTGGCGCGGACCGGGGAGGAGATGCGCGAGCGGATCCGCGAACTCGGTGAGCAGGCCTGTCTGGAACTGGGGCTCCAGAACGTGAATCCGGACCTGCACCCCTACATCGGGCGGCTGAACTACCGCACGAGCTACGGCCAGAACCTGCTCAAGCACGCCATGGAGGTGGCTTCGGTGTCGGCGGTCATCGCCGCCGAACTGGGGCTCGATCCGAAGCTCGCCAAGCGCTGCGGGTTTCTGCACGACATCGGCAAGGCGGCCGACCACGAGGTGGAAGGACCGCACGCGGTGATCGGGGCGCGGCTGTGCAAGAAGTTCGGCGAGTCGGAGGTGGTGGTCAACGCGGTGGGCGGGCACCACCAGGACGTGGAGCCCACCTCTCCCTACACGTTCATCACCTCGGCGGCCGACGCGATCTCGGCCTCGCGACCGGGGGCCCGACGCGAGAGCGTCGATTCGTACGTCGAACGGCTGGAGAACCTCGAGCAGATCGCCGAGGCGTTCGAGGGGGTGGAGAAGAGCTTCGCGATCCAGGCCGGCCGCGAGGTGCGGGTGATGGTCGACCACGACCGGGTGACCGATGCCGAGGCTGCGGTGCTCGCCGAGGAGATCAGCCGGCGCATCGAGGGGGAGCTGGAGTACCCGGGCCAGATCAAGATCATGGTGATCCGCGA